The stretch of DNA AGTTCCCCCACAAACCAGTACTATCCTGTCAACGTCTGAAGATATCACTACCCTGACAAGATCATCCAGCATCTTCCCATCATTGTAGCTGGTTATCACGACGGTGGAAACCGGTATCATAGGTCAATCCTCTAAATATGATCGATTCAATTCAGCGTACTTTTCAGTCTCCAGGTAAAAAGCATGTAGTCTGGCTACGGTCCTGAACCGGTTCTTAAATTCACCTCGTTTCTCGAAGGACCGGTTCGCTATAAGGTTCTTGAGATACAACCAACTTGCGAGTATGATAAACGAGAAAAGTTCCACAGGCCCGGGTCTTGCACGAGTGGCCGATCCATGTGGTACCGGTCCACAGTCTTTAAAATCCGGATAAACCCTTCTTATCTCCGGGGAAGATGAGAGCAGGCTTTCATAGTAATCTTTGCCCTTTAATGGAACAGCATTAATAGAATCGCGTACAGGGAGACCTGAAATAACGCTCCCATAGTACTGCAGAGCAAACCTGTGGTCAAAATTGAGGCTCAGGCATATGTCTCTGTTTCCGAGCAACCTTCTTATGATGAATGCCCTGAACATTTCTGTCCAGAGTCTGTTTTCCCTCACAATTAAATAAATGTCAATGTCATCCTCAGGGTCCGGTGTGTAAGAAACCGATCCGGAGACCCCAGCAAAGAGGATATCTTCACACTCTATGGCTCTCACAAACTTCTCAGCTTCAGACAGTTTCAATCGTCTTACCGAGCGTTCAGTAGCATCTGTTGACGATAAAAAACTTAGCCCCTCGGTCTGGATTCTCAACACAAGAACACATCTCTGGATATATTTAATAGAAACAGCTAATTAATACTATCTATTATGTGCGATGAATTACAAATTCATTAACCTAAATATAATTATAGCCTCTAAAATGCCTATAAATTTAAGATTTGTCAATTAGCAAAGAGACATCATACGCTCTTAGAATTCTTAAGAGCGATCAGGAAATGGTCTCCAAGATATTTCCAGGGCCACTTTTCGCTGATCATACGGTCGAAAGAACTTAACAAATCAAATTCCCTGCTCACCCCATCGATTATCCGGTTGAAATTTGATGGAGGTAGTATGACTGGTACGCCGGCTATCTCCACGCTGTGGAAAAAATTGCCGAATATTTTCATGAATTCATTTATGCTGAAAGAATAAACATCAATGCAGAATCTCGACCTTCCTTCTCGGATCGGGTTTTTAACCCTCCAGAACAATTTCTGCGGTTTAAGGGAAAAAATATTTGCAAGTGTTTCGGTAATGCAGTATTTATTATACACGCCAGCAATGAAATAGCCCGTTGGCTTGATCAGGCTGCTGAGAGCCGATGGGAGTCTCTCTATCTCAGGTTCGCAGTTGAGCGCACCATATGTTGAGTATCCCAGATCAAAAGCACTCTCCCCAATGGTAGATACAATTTCATCAATGTCTGAAGCTCGCATTTTAGCAGTGGTCAGCATTGAGCTGCAACCCATCTTTCTCGCCTTTTCCTTGATATTGTCAAGCATCCTCCCTGAAATATCAAGAGCAAAAATCTCATGGCCCTCCTTCAAAAGTTCTAATGTTTCAGCCCCTGTACCACAACCTATCTCGACAATCCGTGCCTCTTTAGAGGAATACTTCCTGATCATCTCCAGTGATCGTTCCCTGAGAAGCATGTTTATCCGGTTTCCGAAGATGTGATTATCATAATTGTCGGCAACGCTGTCAAATTCTTCCTCGAGCCAGTCATAGTAATTTGATTCAACAGTTTCCTTGCTGCCATTCTTGTTGATCCTAATAAACCTCGCAGGATTGGAAAAGTATCTGGATACGTAGTCCAGTCCATACTTACCCGTGAACATTCCTATTATGCGATTCTTATCCTCTAGCGACGTGACAAGAGTTGGAACCCCCTCAATCACGTTTCCATCAACTATCAGGGAGGCAGTTCTGTTTCTTAGGATGTGCGAAGGCCATCTGGAGTTAAAATCAGTTGAAATGACATATATGGCATCATCGCTTTCTGCGTAGGCAAGCTTCACGGGCTTACCGCCTGCATGCATGGTCAGAGCATTTACCGCCTGCAAGTTCAAGGATCCCCCCTTTCTTGCGGGGCAGAAGCAAAAATAGCCTCAAAGATCTCATTTATTCCGTAATTGAGATCTTCCACCACCGTATCTCCGGCAGGACGTTCCCTGAACATGGCACCTCTTCTGGAGATAATGAGGAGAAACGATCTCTTCTTGGTATCGACCCCTAGGCAGACGCCCTCATTTGAAAGGAGATACTTTATGGGAAATCTCTCCGAATAAATTTTCAACTATTCACATCCATGCCATGCCTTGGATATCAATGTACATACTCTCCTATCTTTCTCCTGTCAACCTTTCCCCATTTTGACGGATTCATGTAACCCTTAAGCAGTTTAATGTAGAATAACGGCGAATAAAAGTAATTCTTGATGCTTTTACTGTTTAGGTGCATCATGTAAATGACCGGGATGGCTTCAACGAGCTGGCTGAAATGCCTGGTCGGAGTGGCTCTGATCTGCGCACCCTGCCATTCCGGCCAGAAAGGGTATTTCCTGTATATGTTTATGTGGATCATCGAGTCCCTGATATGGGCAATGCGCAGATCTTGTTCTCTCAGCAGGGTTTCAAAGTAATACGTTTCTCTGCCCTGTATGGAGTCAGGCATTTGCAGGTTACGTGCAAGATCAAGAGGAAGGAGAGTCAGCCCAAGTGGAATTCCATAAAGGAAATCGTGACCAACTGGGCACCCGACCACTGCGCCGGTCCCCGGATCCTGAAACCTGCGAATAGCATCATCAACAAAGTCTCTATTTTTCACTACTATATCGCTGTCAACAAAGAGCACATATTTTGTTTCGGCAATGGAGATGAGCATCTTTGTTGCTTTTCCGAGACCAACTTCCTCCTGGAAAATATTTGCTCCATATTTCATGGCTATTTCCTGTGTTCCGTCAGTGCTGTAATGGTCAGCAATCAGAATCTTCCTGTAAGGAACCTTGTCTCTGACAGATTGCAGGCATTGCTCTATTGTATCACCGGAGTTGAACGTCCTGATGAGGACGTCAACCTTTTCAGCGTTGATTTGACTCATTATAATTTGATATTGCAATATTGGCATATCTATTTTGCGTAATTACAGAGACTTCAGTGAAAATGTGTAAGGTGATAATTCAAGTAGTGGAACCACGAAAGACCAATATCTGAGCTGATTCATCCTAACTGTTATAAACAGGAACCCAATAACATCGGGTTGGGGTTGCAAGATTGAGTTTCGACGAGTCAAACCTTTACGACCTCATGGATGCCTGCCAGTCCATTGGGGACACGGGATTCGGCGGTTCGGGCAGCAGAGATGAGGATATCCTTGTTGGCTATATTTACGGGGTTCTATCGGAAAGCCATGATTCGGAACTGATATATGAGGCAAAACTCATAAAGGTCTACAAATATGGCCGGCACAACTATATGATTTGGATGGGCGAGTTTGAATCTGACGAGGAAACAGACAGAAAGGAAGAACCACTTATCCTGCCAGTAGCTGTGGAGGGGCCATTCAGTGACGAGGAAGTCATTACAATCATATCCCAGCTGTGACCGGGGTATCATTCATTCTAATGCAATAAAATCTTTTTCTGGTGTCACTGAGGCAGATCTGAATATCTATTAAATTCATTGATTTTAGGGTTTTGATGGCATATAGCAAGCTTCGTTTGGACAGTCCTGTTTCCTTCTCCAGCGTTCTGAAATCTGCTATCCTGAGGCTACGTAATATAAGAAGCACGATCTTTGCCGAATTCTGCAACCCTGAACCTGACAGTTCTGTTTCCAACAGACCTTTAATTATTGGTCAGACAAAAAGAATTCGTAAGACGCATAATGACAAAGAGGGGCTTTGGCGTTTCTGCCAATGAAAGGCGTAGGCTTCAGATCAGGTATCCAAGTATAAGTCCGGCAATCGGGGAAACCAGCCATGACCCGGCAACCAGAAGAAAGGGGCCCAGATATATCGCCTTTGTCCTATACGACATCCCAGTGCCGAATACACTGGAAGTCAGAGTCTGTGTATTGGATAAGGGGATGCTCAGGATGGTCGCAACCTCCACGAATATGGATGAAACTAGCAGCGATGTCAAGGCATTTGAATACCTCATGAGATACATCTCCTGAGCCACTCTCTTTATTATCCCTCTGCTGAGAAAAACAGATCCGATAACTATCCCCAACAGCATGGAGATTATAACGTAGACGTCAAAACCTTCCATGTTTGCTATCAGGCCAAGTGTGTTAGCTCCGAGTGTAAAAGCAGTCAGGAACGACACTACCACAAGGAGGACCTTCAGAAGTGAGATTTCGCTCCAGAAATTGCGTGGATTCCATTTTCGCAACCCAACGCTCAGGAGATAGGCAAATGCAATCGATCCTATCGGAGCTACCACCCAAGCTAAAATTACAATAGAAATAAATCCTGTATTGATCGAATATCCATAATGCAGTGACAGCCCCACAGATACACCAACAAGCACCATGGTCAAAGAAAGAGGGGCTCTCATTAAATACGCTGCAATGAAAAGCAAAAATGCGACAAGGAATGCGTAGCTTTCAAGGCGATATGATGGTGGGATAAGGTTTGCGGAAGCTGAATGAAGTGCCCTCCCTTCAAGTAATAGGCCAAGGGCAAATCCGATTATCCCGATTACAATCCCGACAGACCTGCTTGTAATCCTGGACCCAATTATGGTTCCAACGGCAGCGGAAAGGTTATTTCCCGCAACAAACGCGGTTAGAGCACCCGCCAGAAATACTGCTAAAATGAACGAGATTGAGATCATTTAGACACGGACAGTATTATGTTGAGCAGCATATCAGAAATGTCTTCACAGTCATCCACCATGTCATCTATTTTGTGTACCAGGCTCATCAGGTGATCGTATACAAGGAAATGCAACTTATCCGCATTGCGATAGATTTCGTCTATGAGGTTGTCCTTGAGTTCATCTACGGCCTCCTCCAGTACCTCTATCTTCTTTCTCTCAGACTTTAGAGACTCCATATTTGAATTGGATAGCATCACGGACAGTGATTTCAGAGCCTCCCTGTTTTTCTGGATCATTATCCTGAACGTTTTGTATGAAGTAGTCACAATCGCAGTAGACCTAGCATTTTTGTAGTCTATATTCATTCTTTTTATTTCTCTACCCAGGTAGTGCGACTTATCCAGGATATCATCACAGGTATCCGTCAACTTCAGGAGATTATCCATCAGGTTGGAACTGATCGCTCCGCTGGTGATCTCATGTGTAAGCTTCATGCCATAATCGTCTGCTTTCCTTTCCAGCAGTCTTATCTTTTCGTTAATCTCAACCATTCGTTCCGGGGGGGCTTCCAGCATTTCATCCAGTAATGACGTGGCATCAAGGCCCATATTGATGTATTCAGTCATTTCACCTAGAATGTGTTTCTCACCTACTACCATTATTTTCTTGAGAAACCCGGGATTTACCATTGTGCCGCATCGTTATGTTGTATTTAAGTTGTTCTGGGAGGATCCCATCAGGTTATCGCATTGCCATACTGGCATTTTGCAAGATCTGGAAAGTAAGGATCAAAGAGAAAATTTAATATCTACTAATGATGCAATTTATAAATGTCGCTCTTCATTTTCTTTGTCACTGTTACTGTAGCCCTGTTCTCCATATTGAATCCACTTGGAGCTGTACCAACTCTTGTTTCCCTTACACAGAACTACAGCATCTCTGAAAAAAATGGAGTCATCAGAAAAAGCGTACTGGTCGCCTCCGGAATGATAATTGGATTCATGCTCGTTGGCGTATACATTTTTGAAGTTCTTGGAATCGATATATCGGATTTCAAGATTGCTGGGGGGATCCTCCTCTTCAAGGTTGCCTTTGATATGCTGCAGGGAAGGATATCCAATACGAAACTGACCGAGGCGGAAAAGGAAGAGACTCAGGAGAGAGAAGCGATTGGTATAGTACCAATAGGGACTCCATTGCTTGCAGGACCAGGAACAATAACCACTGCCATCATATACTTTAATTCACTGAGCACAAGCGTTCCGGAGAAAGGAATCGTTTTTGGTTCCATATTAATCGTAATGATGCTTACATACTACATCCTAAGGTTTTCCACAAAGATATTTGATAAGTTGGGAAAAACGGGGTTGCTCATAGTTTCTCGGATCATGGGTTTGTTGCTTGCCGCAATAGCCGTGAGTTTCATAATATCAGGAATCCTTTCAGCTATCGCTTAAAATTTCCTAAAGAACCTTTCATAATCTGATCTGGTGAGTTGCCCTTCGGCAGTTTTCTGGCCAGCCCTGGCGTATACTATATCAGATAAAAAATAGCCAGAAAAGAGACGGAGTGCGGAGTTTCTTTCACCCATTGGTATGAATGCGAGAGGTACCTTCAGTTCCTCCTTCATCGTGTAAAGGTCAAACATATCCAGCAGAAATGCATTCGAACTCGCGTAACTGGAAGCCAGTTTGAAGATATTCCCCCCAAGCTTCAGCATTGCCCTGAGCATATGAGAAACCCTTGCTCCCTGAAAATCATGAGTAGAAAGTATCACAGTTCCACCGAAGGATTCCAGTTCCACTCCCGTAAAGGAACTGACATCAATGTCAATTGCGGGAGCCTGCATATCTATTGCCAGCTGATATAGCTCTTTCATCAGGGGAGATCCGGCGGCTCTGTAGGTGAATATGAAGTTTAAGCGTCGTTTCTGCAGATATTCAAAGATCGATCTGAGCTCCTCTACGCTTGTCTGCTTGAACAGATCATATCTTATCTCATACAAAAAATCTGGATTATAAATTCCGCGTTGGAGCTCATTTAAGAGTGACACGGAGGACTTTGAAAAAATAGATGTTACAACCGTTGCCTTTTCTCCACCGATCTTAATCTTTCCGATCATAACCGGTGCTGCCTCAATCAATGGCATGTATGAATATTATATCAGTCTATTAAACATTTTACGAATATCGTTGGAATGCGCTCTAAAGCGTTTTATATCACTTGGGTATCCATCTGGAGGAAGAAACATGTTCAGAATGACAATAGTATCGGCCCCATCAAGGGCCATTGACAACGATCTAGACAGAACCGTAGCATTTTTCCTTTCCGACATAGGCTACATCCCGAGGTTGAAACCATCCAGTGACTTCCAGGTCATAGCAAGGTCTGCATATTTCAGGCTTTTCAAGGAATGTTTTCTAGTAAGGTCGGACAGGTACTGGACTGGTGACGAACTTCTCGCCTACCTTTCAACAAGCAGGACTACCCTTTATAGGCACCTGAACAAACTGAAATCCATGGACCTTCTCGAAGAAATCCAGGAAGGCAAAGTCAAGAAATACAGGCTCAGATCTGGCAACATACTGAGGGCCTGGACGTGGGTTGAAGTCAACATAAGAATGGCTCTCGATAATTATAAGAAGACTGTGGAGCAGATCGATGCTGGGGTCAGGAATCTCAAGTAGGCTTATTTCCAGTTATTGTTTCCGATCCTTCGCAAAAAATTTTTATTCCAAATGACGCTAAGCCGTTCGGGAGAAGCGGACGAGTAACATTTTCAAGGTTCAGTCACGCTCTTTGAAGTATATGGAAATGATAGAAATAAAAAAAGGTGGAAAATATCTTGTCATATCGAACAGCGGTGATGATGCACCCATGAGAACCGAAGGGGAATTTGTCGGATATACAATTCTTGGAGAAGAGGGTGTAATATGCTTCAAAGTCGTAAATGAGCAGAAAAAGTCACTGTTTCGCCTGATTCCAGTTTCGTCTGTGATTGCAATAGAGTTCTCTGACGAGACACTCCTGACTTCGAAGTCAAAAAATGACGAAAAGGACAAGACTAATTACATAAGCTGAACGCAGGTAATTTCAGTGTATACTGGACCTCCAGGTTTGAGGGCGCTCCTGTAATAACACACCCTGTTAATTTCAGGGAATCCGAATCTCACCCCTTCATATTTTTTTAACAGATTCCGAATATCTACCGCTTGCCGAATCCTGGCAATTGTAATATGTGGAACGAACTTTCTATCAAATGATTCCATACCAGCGGCTTTCATCGTCGCATCATATAGATCTTCTTGAAATCCCTTCACGCCAATGAAGATAACCCTTGGACTTTTCGCTGAGGGAAAACACCCGACCCCGGACATTTCCACTCGAAATGCGGGGAATCTTAACTTAATGAGGCCGATCTTTATGTCTGTTGCGACATTCTCAGAGGTATCGCCGATGAAGTGTAAAGTAATGTGAAGTTCAGGCGTCCTCACCGGAGACACTCCTTTAATCTGGCTGAGGTCATACAGAATTTCCTCGGACAATGAATTTCTTTCAACAGGGCAAGCTATGAAGGTTCTCAACTGCCTAACATTTGATAAATATTGTTTATATATTTAACAATGCTCTTGGAAACATGTACAGTGTGCCGGAAGACCTAAGATACACAAAAACGCATGAATGGTTCAAAGTCGAAGGTAATGTGGCTATTGTGGGAATTACGGATTATGCTCAGCACCAGCTGACGGATATAGTCTATGTGGAGTTCCCAAAGAAAGATTCTGATCAGAAATCTGGAGAGCGCCTGCTTACAATAGAATCCGTCAAGTCTGCCGAAGACGTATTCTCGCCGGTTTCAGGCAAGCTCATTGAGGTCAATCAGGAAGTTTCTTCCAAGCCTGAATTGCTAAATCAGGACCCTTACAAAAACTGGCTGGTAAAGATACGCACAGTGGATATGACTGTAACCGGGGGACTCTCTGCGAGCGAGTATAAGCGCTTAATCGCAGAATAATGATATGGCCGATCGCAAGGACAAATATTACGTTAAAGCGAAAAAGGACAATTTCCTCAGCAGGGCCGTGTATAAGCTCTCTGAGATTCAGGAAAAGTTCAGCATAATCAGGGAGCAGGACACGGTCCTGGAAATAGGATCTGCCCCTGGAGGCTGGACCCAGTTCCTTCTTTCCATTAATGGAGTAAAGGTCATAAGTGTCGATCGTTCTCCATACCAAAAACTGGACGGCGCAACACAAATCAGAAAGGATATTTTTTCGGATGAAATCTGGGGGATTCTGGATGAGCGCTTAAGTTCTATGGGAGTAGGCGGATTCAACGTCGTTCTTTCCGACGCAATGTCCCATACAAGCGGTAATCATAGCAGAGATCATGCCTCCTCTTACCTGATATGTGACAGGGTTATGTCAATAGCGGAGAGATTACTCCTTCAAGGGGGGAACGCTGTTATCAAGCATTTCCAGGGAGACCTGACAAAAAATTTAATAGAAAAGTGGTCTGGAAAATTCAGGGGATACAAGATCACAACACCAAAGGCTTCCAGGTCTGGAAGCAGGGAAATATACATTATATTCTTCAATTTACGGGAAAGACCCTAGTGAACCTTGTTCCAGAGGATTCCAGGAATTTCTGTACCCTGTCAACGAATTCATAATCAACTACGATGAATATAGATTTGCCTGCAAATTGTGCCAAGGCAGAACCTATTTTCTCGTCTATGAACGCAAGCCTGTGTTCGTCAATGATCCTCAGGCCAGAAACCTTGTTAATAGCTCTTTCCCAGTTTCTTACGAACTCTTCAGGGGTCCTGTCCTTAAGGTCCCTTTTGAGCAGGCGGCGCTTTCTTATGGAATGTCTCACAAGATCCATGGATCTCATTGAGCTAGTATAAAGCCCGCTGTAGGTATCCTCATTCATGTCCAGGGGAATAAGCGTAACGTTATTCGATGTTGCGTATTTGACAGTCTCAATATAAATCGGTGGTGGCGTCATGACTTCCCCGTACACTGACAGTCGCACCCCATAGATTATCTCATAGTCTGACAACTGGACTTCATAAGGGTTCTCAAGGAAATCCTTGAGCCCGATGATATGCTCTTCTGAGAGAGAGACCAGAATAACTTCCGGCTTGAACTCGAAAAGGTACTTTTCCAGTGCATCGCCATCCCTGATCAGTCCCTTGATCCCTCCAAAAAGCGTGATAGTCGAAGATGCTTCTTCCATAATACGGCATCTCACATAAGGTTCTTTTTTCTTTCAATAATAATTTCCAGTTCATCCGGAGATGAAGCTTTTTTAAGTTCGCTAAGGCTTACGACAGGGCATTTTGCAACATTTTCCTTCGTTGTATCTGTCCTGGTAATAATAAGCGGCTCATTCTGGAAGATTTCGCTGACGTTCTTTATGGCAAGTGCTCTCCCCATCTTCTCGCTAAGGCTGTCGAAAAGCCCGATGAGAAACATTGTGTCCATGGCACGGTTTGCAATCGCGTCGAAGGGAGCCCTATTCATTTTATAAAATTCATAACCCGTCTTTACAATATTCTCGATTACCTCCCTCATAAAGAGGTTTAACTCTTCTTTGTTTTCCTCGGGAAGATCAATTTCGCTTATGGATCTGAGTATGTCTATACTCGAGCTGATGTTCTGACCAAGCAAAGATTCTAGTTTCTCATATATATCAAGCGTGGAAGCGCTTCCCCCTTCATAAAGGGAAATTGATCTGCGTGAAGTACCGACCTTGTTAGAAACAAAGCCTATGGAATATCCGAGGTTCTCTCTTATCTTATGCATCAGTTTTCCGTCAATTGGGATATAAAAACCGCCGGGGCCCGAGAAAATATTTGGTCTCTCCCCATCTATATAATCGACGAACGTCACGGGAGACATTATGGGAATGTGGTGCCTGTAGTAGACAACCCCGTCCTCAAGAATTCCGTTTCCAGCCCTCTCACCTATTACAACCGCAGCAGCGCTTGTTATCTTTGAGAGCCTTACCATCTCCTTTGCATTGGAGTCCCGGAAAGTGTCTACATTGTGGAGAATTTTTATTATGTACTTCTCATCATTTCTTCGAGCTATAATCTCAAAGCTTATCATACCACCCAGATCTGGGTCGGATGTGAGAAATCCCTTCTTACCGAGGATTTCGCACAACCTTCTGATAAAGATACGCCGGTTATCCTCCATTAAAGACAAATATTGCATACAGTATTTAAGCTATTCGATTCAGTTTTTGCCTAATATGCTTCCTACATAGGTCAATCAATTTCCACTTTTTCCCACGCGTTGGTTGACAGTTTGTTTGGGCAAATGACAACCTCGCATTTCGTGCAGGCCAGGTATTCTGGATTAAGTTCAGGCGTCGTTATAACTACTCTGCTCACTCCGAAGATGTTCCCGACTTTATCCAGAATCCTTGCAGGAACTGTTCTGTAAAAAACAATCCGTATGTACGTGTCATCCTTGCCACAGTTCTTCCCCATTATGTCCCTGACATTGCACCCATAGCTTTTGACGATCTCAGTGAAATCGCTGAGAACTCTCGAAAAGAAACCAGGAGTCGTATAGACCATGATCACCTGGCTCCCGATTACCGGGGCAACCTTTGCAATGTCCTCCATCGGGGCCAGTTTGCTCATTACCATTCTAAGGACTTCGTTGGTTTCAACTGTTTTTATGGTCTCGTACACCGTCCTCCTGTTAACAGCGAGGGATTTGGCAATCTCAGAAATCGAGATCTCAATATCCCTGAGAAACAGTTTTCCGTTAACAATTGAAATACCATTGTCGTAGAGGCTTTCTATAACTCTTTTCCTGGTAGGATAAGATTTGAAGTATTCCTCCAGCAACAGGAGCATGGGATGTAATTTAGTGAGGATATAAATACTGTGTGATTAGCCGGAAAGTACTTTTATCCTCACTGATTCAAGTTTGCTAAGAGAACGGTCGATAACCGGTTCATATATCTCAGGCGGCGCCGGTTCCAGGTGCACATCAACGGTGTATAACAACCCTCTTCGGAAAAGATCTATTGAAACAGTATAACCCGGCTTAAACATGTAGGGGTTGTCCATTTTCATCCCTCTTATGTCGTCCCTGATATTCTTCAGGAAGAGATCAGAGAACTTCATCTTGTTTATGGCCAGAAGTTCATCACCAGCATTCAGACCGGCTTTGTAGGCGGGTGAGCCTTCCAGCACAGAGCTTATTATGTACTTCCCCGCTTCAGACTTGGCAAATAGTCCGAGATAAGACTTTTCTGAGGGCTCGACATTGTCAACTTTTTTGTATCCCTTTTTGATGCTTACTCCAAGCTTTTCAAGTTCGCTGTCGAAATTGATCCTTTCAATTCCCTTGACATACTTTACGTAGAAATCGCTGAAATCTCTTCCTGAGACCTCCTTCAGAGAGGTCAAAAGGTCTTTTTCATTGAATCCTCTCCCGTCTTTCTTGAATTTCTCGAACAGATGCCTCATCACGTCATCAAGATTCTTCGATCCGTTGGTAGCATCCGATATCCTCAGGCTCAGAAGGAACCCCAGTATCTCTCCCTTCAGATAATACGATATGTAACTATTGGTGTTATTCGGCGAAGGCCGATATAATTTTATCCATGTATTGAAAGAGGAATCTGAGGCAGATTCAACTTTCGATCCAGGAAGAAGATCGTAATACCTAATATATTCAAGAATGTGCTTGAGATACTCCTCCTCTGTAATCAATCCCGCGCGGAAGAGTGCAATCCATTCGTAATAACTTGTTATTCCCTCGCTTACCCATAACATCGTAGTGTAGTTCTCTTCCTTATAGTTGAATGGACCCAACTCTACCGGCCTGATTCTCTTAACGTTCCACAGGTGGAAATATTCGTGCGAAGTGACCGAGAGGAAGTCAAGATATTTTTCCCTCGGATAAAAACTGAATCTGTCGATATCAATTGTGGTGGAGTTAAGGTGTTCCAGTCCACCTCCT from Thermoplasmataceae archaeon encodes:
- a CDS encoding methyltransferase domain-containing protein; its protein translation is MQAVNALTMHAGGKPVKLAYAESDDAIYVISTDFNSRWPSHILRNRTASLIVDGNVIEGVPTLVTSLEDKNRIIGMFTGKYGLDYVSRYFSNPARFIRINKNGSKETVESNYYDWLEEEFDSVADNYDNHIFGNRINMLLRERSLEMIRKYSSKEARIVEIGCGTGAETLELLKEGHEIFALDISGRMLDNIKEKARKMGCSSMLTTAKMRASDIDEIVSTIGESAFDLGYSTYGALNCEPEIERLPSALSSLIKPTGYFIAGVYNKYCITETLANIFSLKPQKLFWRVKNPIREGRSRFCIDVYSFSINEFMKIFGNFFHSVEIAGVPVILPPSNFNRIIDGVSREFDLLSSFDRMISEKWPWKYLGDHFLIALKNSKSV
- a CDS encoding glycosyltransferase family 2 protein, translating into MSQINAEKVDVLIRTFNSGDTIEQCLQSVRDKVPYRKILIADHYSTDGTQEIAMKYGANIFQEEVGLGKATKMLISIAETKYVLFVDSDIVVKNRDFVDDAIRRFQDPGTGAVVGCPVGHDFLYGIPLGLTLLPLDLARNLQMPDSIQGRETYYFETLLREQDLRIAHIRDSMIHINIYRKYPFWPEWQGAQIRATPTRHFSQLVEAIPVIYMMHLNSKSIKNYFYSPLFYIKLLKGYMNPSKWGKVDRRKIGEYVH
- a CDS encoding inorganic phosphate transporter, with amino-acid sequence MISISFILAVFLAGALTAFVAGNNLSAAVGTIIGSRITSRSVGIVIGIIGFALGLLLEGRALHSASANLIPPSYRLESYAFLVAFLLFIAAYLMRAPLSLTMVLVGVSVGLSLHYGYSINTGFISIVILAWVVAPIGSIAFAYLLSVGLRKWNPRNFWSEISLLKVLLVVVSFLTAFTLGANTLGLIANMEGFDVYVIISMLLGIVIGSVFLSRGIIKRVAQEMYLMRYSNALTSLLVSSIFVEVATILSIPLSNTQTLTSSVFGTGMSYRTKAIYLGPFLLVAGSWLVSPIAGLILGYLI
- a CDS encoding DUF47 family protein, yielding MVNPGFLKKIMVVGEKHILGEMTEYINMGLDATSLLDEMLEAPPERMVEINEKIRLLERKADDYGMKLTHEITSGAISSNLMDNLLKLTDTCDDILDKSHYLGREIKRMNIDYKNARSTAIVTTSYKTFRIMIQKNREALKSLSVMLSNSNMESLKSERKKIEVLEEAVDELKDNLIDEIYRNADKLHFLVYDHLMSLVHKIDDMVDDCEDISDMLLNIILSVSK
- a CDS encoding MarC family protein, with the translated sequence MSLFIFFVTVTVALFSILNPLGAVPTLVSLTQNYSISEKNGVIRKSVLVASGMIIGFMLVGVYIFEVLGIDISDFKIAGGILLFKVAFDMLQGRISNTKLTEAEKEETQEREAIGIVPIGTPLLAGPGTITTAIIYFNSLSTSVPEKGIVFGSILIVMMLTYYILRFSTKIFDKLGKTGLLIVSRIMGLLLAAIAVSFIISGILSAIA
- a CDS encoding type I 3-dehydroquinate dehydratase encodes the protein MPLIEAAPVMIGKIKIGGEKATVVTSIFSKSSVSLLNELQRGIYNPDFLYEIRYDLFKQTSVEELRSIFEYLQKRRLNFIFTYRAAGSPLMKELYQLAIDMQAPAIDIDVSSFTGVELESFGGTVILSTHDFQGARVSHMLRAMLKLGGNIFKLASSYASSNAFLLDMFDLYTMKEELKVPLAFIPMGERNSALRLFSGYFLSDIVYARAGQKTAEGQLTRSDYERFFRKF
- a CDS encoding helix-turn-helix domain-containing protein codes for the protein MFRMTIVSAPSRAIDNDLDRTVAFFLSDIGYIPRLKPSSDFQVIARSAYFRLFKECFLVRSDRYWTGDELLAYLSTSRTTLYRHLNKLKSMDLLEEIQEGKVKKYRLRSGNILRAWTWVEVNIRMALDNYKKTVEQIDAGVRNLK
- the thpR gene encoding RNA 2',3'-cyclic phosphodiesterase; this encodes MRTFIACPVERNSLSEEILYDLSQIKGVSPVRTPELHITLHFIGDTSENVATDIKIGLIKLRFPAFRVEMSGVGCFPSAKSPRVIFIGVKGFQEDLYDATMKAAGMESFDRKFVPHITIARIRQAVDIRNLLKKYEGVRFGFPEINRVCYYRSALKPGGPVYTEITCVQLM
- the gcvH gene encoding glycine cleavage system protein GcvH, which translates into the protein MYSVPEDLRYTKTHEWFKVEGNVAIVGITDYAQHQLTDIVYVEFPKKDSDQKSGERLLTIESVKSAEDVFSPVSGKLIEVNQEVSSKPELLNQDPYKNWLVKIRTVDMTVTGGLSASEYKRLIAE
- a CDS encoding RlmE family RNA methyltransferase; this encodes MADRKDKYYVKAKKDNFLSRAVYKLSEIQEKFSIIREQDTVLEIGSAPGGWTQFLLSINGVKVISVDRSPYQKLDGATQIRKDIFSDEIWGILDERLSSMGVGGFNVVLSDAMSHTSGNHSRDHASSYLICDRVMSIAERLLLQGGNAVIKHFQGDLTKNLIEKWSGKFRGYKITTPKASRSGSREIYIIFFNLRERP